A genome region from Erigeron canadensis isolate Cc75 chromosome 3, C_canadensis_v1, whole genome shotgun sequence includes the following:
- the LOC122591351 gene encoding calcium-transporting ATPase 8, plasma membrane-type-like produces the protein MSSGGSPYRRHRKDIESGGGSNGGFLEYDGSNKDPFDIVRTKSASVDRLKRWRQAALVLNASRRFRYTLDLKKEEEKRQALAKIRTQVQVVRAAYLFQVAGEKPDGTPKAPPSPIPTGAYDVSPEQLASMTSDHDFSALQTFGGINGLAEKLKTNPDKGINDDESNILDRKNVFGSNTYPRKKGRSFWRFLLDACRDTTLIILMVAAAASLALGIKTEGIKEGWYDGGSIALAVIIVIVVTAVSDYKQSLQFQNLNEEKQNIQLEVVRGGRRVFISIFDIVVGDVIPLKIGDQVPADGVLISGHSLSIDESSMTGESKIVHKDHKSPFLMSGCKVADGYGTMLVTSVGIRTEWGLLMASISEDNGEETPLQVRLNGVATFIGIVGLVVAVSVLAILLIRFFTGHTKDEEGRVEFIAGKTSVGDAVDGAIKIFTVAVTIVVVAVPEGLPLAVTLTLAYSMRKMMADKALVRRLSACETMGSATTICSDKTGTLTLNLMTVVEAYICGKKVDPPNNIAELPSRIVSLLIESVAQNTTGSVFLPEGGKDVEISGSPTEKAILQWGVNLGMNFEVVRSESSIIHAFPFNSEKKRGGVAVRRSDSEVHVHWKGAAEIVLAACTRYMDNNEQLVPLDDAKVEYYKKAIEDMASGSLRCVAIAYLPLKGESVPSDEEELTNWELPETDLVLLAIVGLKDPCRPGVREAVQLCVKAGVKVRMVTGDNLQTAKAIALECGILGSDADAAEPNLIEGKSFRAMTEAQRLDIADRISVMGRSSPNDKLLLVQALRKTGHVVAVTGDGTNDAPALHEADIGLAMGIAGTEVAKESSDIIILDDNFASVVKVVRWGRSVYANIQKFIQFQLTVNVAALVINVVAAVSSGDVPLNAVQLLWVNLIMDTLGALALATEPPTDHLMDRHPVGRREPLITNIMWRNLLIQAFYQVSVLLVLNFGGRQILHSQHDPNEHAIKEKNTLIFNAFVFAQIFNEFNARKPDEMNVFKGVTKNRLFMGIVALTVVLQVLIVMFLGKFTTTVRLSWQLWLASIVIGIISWPLAVVGKLIPVPEKPFSEYITGIFACCKPHRDRGSSKGNEDDS, from the exons ATGAGCAGCGGCGGTTCGCCGTACCGGAGACACCGGAAGGATATAGAGTCCGGTGGCGGAAGTAACGGCGGTTTTCTTGAATATGATGGCTCGAATAAGGATCCTTTTGACATTGTTCGAACTAAAAGTGCATCTGTTGATAGACTTAAGAGATGGAGg CAAGCGGCACTTGTGTTGAATGCTTCCCGTCGTTTTCGATACACCTTGGATTTAAAGAAGGAGGAAGAGAAGAGACAAGCACTAGCAAAGATCAGAACTCAAGTACAAGTTGTACGA GCAGCCTACCTTTTCCAAGTTGCTGGAGAAAAACCTGATG GAACTCCGAAAGCACCCCCATCTCCTATTCCTACAGGTGCTTATGATGTTAGCCCAGAACAACTTGCTTCGATGACAAGCGACCATGATTTTTCTGCCTTGCAAACCTTTGGAGGG ATCAATGGGTTAGCAGAAAAGTTGAAGACGAATCCCGATAAAGGAATTAATGATGACGAATCAAATATACTAGATAGGAAAAATGTGTTTGGGTCAAACACTTACCCTCGGAAAAAGGGACGCAGCTTTTGG AGATTTCTGTTGGATGCTTGCCGTGATACCACCTTAATTATTTTGAtggttgctgctgctgcttcttTGGCACTTGGGATAAAAACCGAG GGTATCAAAGAAGGATGGTATGATGGGGGAAGCATAGCTCTGGCTGTTATAATTGTCATAGTTGTTACAG CTGTTAGTGACTATAAACAATCACTGCAATTTCAAAACCTAAATGAGGAGAAGCAGAATATACAATTGGAG GTTGTAAGGGGTGGACGAAGGGTGTTCATTTCAATATTTGATATCGTTGTGGGGGATGTCATACCTCTGAAAATTGGTGATCAG GTTCCAGCTGACGGGGTTCTAATTTCGGGTCACTCTCTTTCTATTGATGAATCAAGTATGACCGGGGAGAGTAAAATT GTGCATAAAGATCACAAATCACCATTTTTAATGTCTGGATGCAAGGTTGCTGATGGCTATGGTACTATGCTG GtaactagtgtgggaataagaacAGAATGGGGGTTGCTGATGGCTAGCATCTCAGAAGACAACGGTGAAGAAACACCATTACAG GTTCGCCTGAATGGAGTTGCGACCTTTATTGGAATTGTTGGGCTTGTGGTAGCCGTATCTGTTCTTGCCATCCTGCTCATAAG GTTTTTCACTGGGCATACAAAGGATGAAGAAGGAAGAGTAGAATTTATTGCTGGCAAAACTAGCGTTGGAGATGCTGTTGATGGTGCAATCAAAATTTTTACTGTCGCC GTCACTATTGTTGTGGTTGCGGTGCCAGAAGGACTTCCATTAGCTGTCACCTTGAC ACTTGCATACTCGATGCGGAAAATGATGGCGGACAAAGCATTG GTTAGGAGGCTATCTGCTTGTGAAACAATGGGTTCCGCAACCACAATCTGTAGTGATAAAACTGGAACCTTAACATTGAATTTG ATGACTGTGGTTGAGGCTTATATTTGTGGGAAGAAAGTTGATCCACCAAACAATATTGCAGAGTTACCATCAAGGATTGTATCTCTTCTTATTGAAAGTGTAGCTCAGAATACAACCGGGAGTGTATTTTTGCCCGAG GGTGGTAAAGATGTTGAGATTTCCGGATCACCAACTGAGAAGGCAATTCTTCAGTGGGGAGTTAAT CTTGGAATGAATTTTGAAGTGGTAAGGTCAGAGTCTTCAATTATTCATGCATTCCCATTCAACTCAGAGAAAAAAAGAGGCGGTGTTGCAGTGAGACGG TCTGATTCTGAGGTTCACGTACACTGGAAAGGGGCTGCTGAAATCGTCTTAGCTGCATGTACGAGATACATGGACAATAATGAGCAGCTTGTTCCCCTAGATGATGCCAAG GTAGAATATTATAAAAAAGCAATCGAAGATATGGCTAGTGGAAGTTTGAGGTGTGTTGCTATTGCCTACCTAccactgaaaggggaatctgtGCCGTCAGATGAGGAAGAATTGACAAACTGGGAATTGCCCGAGACTGATCTTGTTTTGCTTGCAATAGTTGGTTTGAAG GATCCTTGTCGACCTGGTGTCAGAGAAGCTGTCCAATTGTGTGTGAAGGCTGGTGTGAAG GTGAGAATGGTTACTGGTGACAATCTCCAAACTGCCAAAGCAATTGCATTGGAATGTGGAATACTAGGGTCGGATGCCGACGCTGCTGAGCCAAATCTGATAGAAGGGAAATCGTTCCGGGCCATGACAGAAGCACAAAGGCTAGATATAGCTGATAGGATATCG GTGATGGGGCGGTCTTCTCCTAATGATAAACTGCTACTTGTGCAAGCGCTAAGGAAGACAGGGCATGTTGTTGCCGTTACTGGAGACGGAACTAATGATGCCCCTGCATTACATGAG GCTGATATTGGTCTTGCTATGGGAATCGCTGGAACTGAAGTGGCCAAGGAAAGTAGTGACATTATCATCTTAGATGACAACTTTGCTTCTGTTGTAAAG GTTGTTCGGTGGGGAAGATCTGTTTATGCAAACATTCAGAAATTTATTCAATTCCAGCTTACTGTTAATGTTGCTGCTCTTGTAATTAATGTTGTGGCAGCAGTGTCCTCTGGTGATGTGCCCCTCAATGCAGTACAG CTTCTTTGGGTGAATCTTATAATGGATACTCTCGGTGCACTTGCACTGGCCACTGAACCACCGACCGACCACCTGATGGATAGACACCCCGTTGGCCGCAG GGAACCGCTGATTACAAATATTATGTGGAGAAATTTATTGATACAG GCTTTTTATCAAGTATCGGTTCTTCTTGTACTCAATTTCGGAGGCAGACAAATCTTGCACTCGCAACATGACCCTAATGAACATGCTATCAAAGAGAAAAACACTCTCATTTTCAATGCTTTTGTCTTTGCTCAG ATATTCAATGAATTCAATGCTCGGAAGCCTGATGAAATGAATGTTTTTAAAGGAGTTACTAAAAATCGTCTATTCATGGGAATCGTGGCCCTAACTGTGGTTCTTCAA GTTTTAATAGTGATGTTTCTTGGGAAATTTACAACCACTGTAAGGCTGAGCTGGCAACTATGGCTCGCTTCTATTGTAATTGGCATTATCAG TTGGCCCCTGGCGGTTGTTGGGAAATTGATACCTGTCCCTGAGAAGCCCTTCAGTGAATATATTACTGGGATCTTTGCATGTTGCAAACCACATAGAGATAGAG GTTCATCTAAAGGAAATGAGGATGATTCTTGA
- the LOC122591352 gene encoding choline monooxygenase, chloroplastic: MTITKMMMMMNPINLKFSNLKNLGNLYPNSCTHHQKQQNTKSSNSLLITKSHEETNNHTSLQTSQELSSAKSLVHEFNPNIPIQEALTPPSSWYTSPSFLSLEFNQVFFKGWQAVGCTEQVKEANTFFTGRLGNVEYVVCRDEKGELRAFHNVCRHHASLLAFGSGKGSCFVCPYHGWTYGYDGSLLKATRITGIKNFNVKEFGLVPLRVAIWGPFILLDLEREAFPQQQAGDAVGMEWLGSTSQILCTNGVDTSLSYLCRREYTIECNWKVFCDNYLDGGYHVPFAHKDLASGLKLDSYYTRVYEKVSIQGCDGGESQGQEELNRLGSKSIYAFIYPNFMVNRYGPWMDTNLVLPLGPRRCKVIFDYFLDASLKDDEAFVSKSLQDSERVQMEDIMLCESVQKGLESPAYGSGRYAPMVEKAMHHFHCILHQDLIK, from the exons ATGACAATaacgaagatgatgatgatgatgaacccTATCAATCTTAAATTCTCTAACCTTAAAAATCTAGGAAATCTATATCCAAATTCATGCACAcatcatcaaaaacaacaaaacacaaaatcatcaaattcattgCTCATAACAAAATCCCATGAAGAAACCAATAATCACACTTCACTCCAAACATCACAAGAATTATCATCAGCTAAATCACTTGTCCATGAATTCAACCCCAATATCCCAATTCAAGAAGCCTTGACCCCACCAAGTTCTTGGTACACATCCCCTTCTTTTCTCTCCCTTGAATTCAATCAAGTCTTCTTCAAAGGATGGCAGGCTGTTG GATGTACAGAACAAGTTAAGGAGGCTAATACTTTCTTTACTGGAAG ATTAGGAAATGTAGAATATGTGGTGTGTCGAGATGAAAAAGGCGAGTTACGTGCATTTCATAATGTATGTCGCCATCATGCATCCTTGCTTGCCTTTGGAAGTGGAAAAGGATCTTGTTTCGTATGCCCTTATCAT GGATGGACATACGGATATGATGGATCACTTTTGAAGGCAACCAGAATAACAGGGATAAAGAACTTCAATGTTAAA GAATTCGGGCTTGTTCCATTGAGGGTAGCCATTTGGGGGCCATTTATCCTGCTAGATTTAGAAAGAGAGGCGTTTCCTCAACAACAAGCTGGCGATGCAGTGGGGATGGAGTGGCTTGGCAGCACTTCACAAATACTATGTACCAATGGGGTCGATACTTCTTTAAGCTATCTTTGCAGACGTGAATACACTATCGAGTGTAATTGGAAG GTGTTTTGTGACAATTACTTGGATGGTGGGTATCATGTACCTTTTGCTCATAAAGATCTTGCATCAGGTCTTAAACTCGACTCGTATTACACAAGG GTATATGAGAAAGTAAGCATACAAGGATGTGATGGGGGTGAAAGTCAGGGTCAGGAAGAATTAAATAGGCTTGGGTCAAAATCTATATATGCTTTcatttatccaaacttcatGGTGAATAG GTATGGACCTTGGATGGACACAAATCTAGTACTTCCGTTGGGACCCCGGCGATGTAAAgtgatttttgattattttcttgaTGCTTCTCTAAAG GATGACGAGGCTTTTGTGTCTAAGAGTTTACAAGACAGCGAGCGGGTTCAG ATGGAAGATATCATGTTGTGTGAATCAGTTCAGAAAGGGTTGGAATCACCGGCCTATGGAAGCGGTCGATATGCTCCTATGGTCGAGAAGGCTATGCATCATTTCCATTGTATACTACATCAAGATCTCATCAAGTGA
- the LOC122592425 gene encoding proteasome subunit alpha type-5, with the protein MFLTRTEYDRGVNTFSPEGRLFQVEYAIEAIKLGSTAIGLKTKEGVVLAVEKRITSPLLEPSSVEKIMEIDEHIGCAMSGLIADARTLVEHARVETQNHRFSYGEPMTVESTTQALCDLALRFGEGDEESMSRPFGVSLLIAGHDENGPSLYYTDPSGTFWQCNGKAIGSGSEGADSSLQEQYNKDLTLKEAETIALSILKQVMEEKVTPNNVDIAKVAPTYHLYTPEEVEAVIGRL; encoded by the exons ATGTTTCTAACAAG GACAGAGTATGATAGAGGTGTTAACACTTTCTCTCCAGAAGGCAGATTATTTCAGGTTGAATATGCCATTGAAGCCATCAAG TTAGGTTCCACTGCCATCGGTTTGAAGACCAAGGAAGGGGTTGTTCTTGCCGTTGAAAAGCGTATCACCTCACCACTCTTG GAGCCTAGTAGTGTTGAAAAAATTATGGAAATTGACGAGCATATTGGCTGTGCCATGAGTGGATTAATTGCAGATGCCCGAACACTTGTTGAGCATGCGCGAGTTGAAACACAG AATCATAGGTTTTCCTACGGTGAACCAATGACGGTAGAGTCCACTACCCAAGCCCTTTGTGATTTGGCACTGCGATTTGGTGAAGGAGATGAAGAATCTATG TCTCGACCTTTTGGGGTATCTCTTCTTATTGCTGGCCATGATGAAAATGGTCCCAGCCT ATACTATACGGATCCATCAGGCACATTCTGGCAGTGCAATGGAAAAGCTATAGGTTCAGGCTCGGAAGGTGCTGACAGCTCTCTGCAGGAGCAATATAATAAG GACTTGACACTAAAAGAAGCTGAAACAATCGCTCTTTCTATCTTGAAACAAGTCATGGAAGAAAAG GTTACTCCCAATAATGTGGATATTGCGAAGGTTGCTCCTACTTATCACTTGTATACCCCGGAGGAGGTTGAAGCTGTTATCGGTCGACTATGA